A window of Pedobacter lusitanus contains these coding sequences:
- a CDS encoding phytanoyl-CoA dioxygenase family protein: MDKINLKKLKVLSEEDVDSFINKGYVIIRNAFSEQTAENLASKVWEMIPEDMNDRSTWTRPAAEIQRVIKTDAANDLFTSRYVDAIDDLLGEGRWHTNKDSFGWIPLRFPGFSNPPWKSPLTGWHVDGINFCHHLNSPEQGLAGMEMFSNIEKGGGGTALRIGSHKYIAQLLHRSGSAGISYQELKGIADQAEDFPVEEATGNAGDVLWMHPFLIHARSPNVSQTVRIAANRTISLYDDIYPLNSDIDSLSILEQSIRSALE; the protein is encoded by the coding sequence ATGGATAAAATTAATTTGAAAAAACTAAAAGTTCTTTCTGAAGAAGATGTCGATTCTTTCATCAATAAAGGCTACGTAATTATAAGGAATGCATTTAGTGAGCAAACAGCTGAAAATCTGGCTTCTAAAGTCTGGGAAATGATTCCTGAAGATATGAACGATCGTTCTACATGGACAAGGCCGGCTGCTGAAATACAGCGGGTTATCAAGACTGATGCTGCGAATGATCTTTTTACATCCAGATATGTAGACGCTATTGATGACCTGCTGGGAGAGGGAAGATGGCATACGAATAAGGATAGTTTTGGCTGGATACCTTTGCGGTTTCCGGGCTTTTCTAATCCTCCGTGGAAATCTCCATTAACTGGCTGGCATGTTGATGGCATAAATTTTTGTCACCATTTAAACTCACCTGAACAGGGCCTTGCAGGTATGGAAATGTTTTCAAACATTGAAAAGGGCGGAGGAGGAACTGCATTGAGAATTGGCTCTCACAAGTACATTGCACAATTACTGCACAGAAGCGGATCAGCAGGCATATCTTATCAGGAATTAAAAGGTATTGCTGATCAGGCAGAGGATTTTCCGGTAGAAGAGGCTACGGGCAATGCGGGCGATGTATTATGGATGCACCCTTTTTTGATCCATGCACGCAGCCCGAATGTTTCGCAAACTGTAAGGATAGCTGCTAACCGTACAATTTCGCTATATGATGATATTTACCCGCTAAATAGTGATATTGATTCTTTATCTATATTGGAACAGAGTATAAGATCGGCACTGGAATAG
- a CDS encoding SDR family oxidoreductase, with protein MPTVFITGTGQGLGKALTETYYGAGWNVIATCKEVTDVQHLKSLFPDANVYLLDVTNHGQIQQLKLALQGQPIDLLIHNAAWIVKEGSYTEIDYSVWEKAMGVNAFAVLKITTSLLDNIFLAKTGKIVCISSEMGSLSQNSDGGRYCYRASKAAANMIIRNLSIELLSENIIAVSLHPGWIKTRLGGQDAPMSALDSSKHIFTFISGLKPEDTGKFFRYTGELIDW; from the coding sequence ATGCCAACAGTCTTTATAACAGGTACAGGTCAGGGCTTGGGTAAAGCTCTAACCGAAACCTATTACGGTGCGGGGTGGAATGTGATTGCCACCTGTAAAGAAGTTACTGATGTTCAGCATCTGAAATCGTTATTTCCGGATGCAAATGTCTATTTACTTGATGTGACAAATCATGGGCAGATACAGCAGCTAAAACTGGCTTTGCAGGGCCAGCCTATTGATCTTTTGATCCATAATGCAGCCTGGATAGTTAAAGAAGGTAGTTATACAGAAATTGATTATAGTGTCTGGGAAAAAGCTATGGGCGTAAATGCTTTTGCTGTGCTTAAAATCACCACAAGTCTGTTAGACAATATCTTTTTAGCAAAAACGGGTAAAATTGTGTGTATTTCAAGTGAGATGGGCAGCCTCTCTCAGAACTCTGATGGTGGGCGATATTGTTATCGCGCTTCTAAAGCTGCTGCCAATATGATTATCCGGAATCTTTCCATAGAATTATTGTCAGAAAATATTATTGCTGTTTCCCTGCATCCTGGCTGGATAAAAACAAGACTAGGTGGTCAGGATGCTCCAATGTCTGCACTTGACAGTAGTAAGCATATTTTTACTTTTATCTCCGGGCTTAAACCTGAGGATACTGGTAAATTTTTCAGATATACGGGGGAATTGATTGATTGGTAA
- a CDS encoding cupin-like domain-containing protein: MEPMTIDRIHRPTEEEFRTKYLNLGKPVLITGVNEDLPQFKWNFDFLSKELGTSKINVYDWGETGPTIQDDFLIKKMELAKALALCCEVDKTENQRFSICQLALDFLPELYDSYMTPEFLKNSDKLDNLSWFFKERRRIAMFISFFRGMHWHNGRHAIAQQVTGSKRFVLYDPKDTPYLYPKTFLESPLSWFDERESVFCSQMPFEDGIENIDHDKFPMFKKAVPYEIELKAGEILFIPSHWWHYTHACEPCVLITEFWDASLKDWGFPIAYRSLFMKPYRKFLYSKVVKLKKFNRKEVNQDVS; encoded by the coding sequence CTCGGAAAACCGGTGCTGATAACTGGAGTAAACGAAGATCTGCCCCAGTTCAAATGGAATTTTGATTTTCTTAGCAAAGAGTTAGGTACCAGTAAAATCAATGTATATGACTGGGGTGAAACCGGACCTACTATTCAGGATGATTTCCTGATCAAAAAAATGGAGTTGGCAAAAGCTCTGGCACTTTGTTGTGAAGTAGATAAAACGGAGAATCAGAGGTTTTCCATTTGTCAGCTGGCGCTGGATTTTCTTCCCGAGCTTTATGATAGCTACATGACTCCTGAGTTTTTGAAAAATTCAGATAAACTGGATAATTTGTCCTGGTTCTTTAAGGAACGAAGAAGAATTGCCATGTTTATTAGTTTTTTCAGGGGGATGCACTGGCATAATGGAAGACACGCGATAGCACAGCAGGTTACCGGCAGCAAGAGGTTTGTTCTGTATGATCCAAAGGATACTCCATATTTATACCCTAAAACCTTTTTAGAATCTCCACTTTCCTGGTTTGATGAAAGAGAATCTGTGTTTTGCAGTCAGATGCCTTTTGAAGACGGAATTGAGAATATAGATCACGATAAGTTTCCAATGTTTAAAAAAGCAGTGCCTTATGAGATCGAGCTAAAAGCAGGTGAGATATTATTTATTCCTTCGCATTGGTGGCACTATACACATGCATGTGAGCCTTGTGTACTGATCACAGAGTTCTGGGATGCATCATTAAAAGACTGGGGTTTTCCAATCGCTTACCGGAGTTTGTTTATGAAACCTTACAGAAAATTTCTATATAGTAAAGTTGTCAAACTTAAAAAGTTCAATAGAAAGGAAGTAAATCAGGATGTATCTTAA